DNA sequence from the Cucumis melo cultivar AY chromosome 6, USDA_Cmelo_AY_1.0, whole genome shotgun sequence genome:
TTAGATGGTAAATATAGggatattttaattaaattgcaTTAACGGCAATCTTCATTCCACCTTGACAATGGCCAGGGAGACTGCAAATGAAGAAATTTTGTCCCTTCACAAGCTTGATTTGATCTTTTCCTGTTTGAAAAACTTTGGAACCTCTTGGAGTGGTGCACCTACTGTAACCCAATCTGTTCACACCCACCACATTGTGTGCTGATGGGCTGTAGTTGAATACTGTTACAAACCAAATCATTTCTTATAAGAAAATCAATtcttcaatcatttttttttccatttatttGATTTACTACTTTTTGTGTGTCTTATACATCCGTACATGAGAACAagattttattataattatttattttagcttggaaaataagaaataattaattatccgCTCATTATTCTTTCAGAACAAGTGGGGTTATATCTTATATTGTATTGTAAACCATAACCTAAATGTGGCTAACTTCTTCTGTTAAATTTCATCccaatttaatttacttttaagaaggaaaaacatttcttcatttttaaaagtttttgaAATAGTAACTTTACCGAGTGTATCGCCGGCGCGAAAACGCTTCCCCTTAGGCCAAGAGGCAACATTAAAGGTCCAGCCTTGAGCACCTCCAACAGTATAAACTGCAGCATGAGCCATCTGAGAGTATTGAAGCATCAACAACACACAAACCATCACAACACACACCATTGCACTGCCTCTTCCCTCACCCATTCTTCTTCTAAGTTTtgtcaaacaaaaatataacaaagggCTAAAGATTTTAAAAGAGAGACTAATGTGGTGAATTATGTTGATGGAAATAATGGATGACAAGGGTCAccctttttatatataataaatgggGAGATGGGTTTTTGGAGAGATCATCAAAAGAGCACAAcactttatattataaaatttatggGTCCATGAAATTATGATGAACATggaaaatttttttgaatgTGGGTTTGGTAGGTTTTCATCAAGTGGAGGACTCACCTAGCTTTTTCATTAATCCACAATGGTGTACATGTGTAATTCATCGTCTGGTAGCATAGTTGATTTTCAATATCATACTTTTACCTATTGAACTATCCTCAAAACTAATATTCTAGTGCAGCgcgtttaaatttattttattacgATCAATAAAGAATTTATATGCGTGAGTTTAATTTGTAAGCTAAAAATCAACCATTTGTTAGTAATGTACGTAGACTTAGGAAAGAATAACTTTACACCATAATTGAAAAATCTAGGTGGTTTTTCGCTCTTCTTCAACTGTATAATTAAGTTGGAAATCCTcgctattatatatatatgtgtgtgtgtgtgaaatGGCAGGTGAAGGGAAAAACACATTAGATTGGGACCTTACTCTGAATCTTTGTAGGATTAGAGATATAAGAAGGATATTATGGATGTGTATGAGTGTAATTGAGATATTCCAGTGCATTTACTATTCTCCTTTCATTCATTAtcttgtttttaaaaaattcatataCTTTACTCTTACCTACAATTTCCCaccaaaaaaaaatctctcataCACCTTATTATTCATAAATTATGTGCTTAAATTTTAGTTATTTCATTAGGATATTTTTACCTATAATTTTGGACAAAATTAAAcctttgaatatatatatatatataaaagatcataatataattttgttttcttttactCATCAATCggattttttactttttaaagtGACATTTTATTAAATCAGTTTATATTTGTTAATTAATACAAGGATTTTGTTTATTATTCCTTTCATTTTAGGAGTTTGAttcataattaatattatttttcttaatcaattcttaaaatttcttttaaataattttggatTTTTAATTACTTAAAATCTGAAATCTTTGATTTATGTGGGTTGCAATTAAGGCATAATTATGGTTACAAATCTCTTATTTTCATCAATAATTTCTTATGTACATGTATATGTGAATGAtgtttatttcaaatatttttgaGGTTTATTCAAAACAAGTATATAGAGATTTAATGTTGTTATCATATACACATTTGCAATCTAGCTATATATAAATTACGTCCTTctactatttgaaataaa
Encoded proteins:
- the LOC103503230 gene encoding basic blue protein-like; translated protein: MGEGRGSAMVCVVMVCVLLMLQYSQMAHAAVYTVGGAQGWTFNVASWPKGKRFRAGDTLVFNYSPSAHNVVGVNRLGYSRCTTPRGSKVFQTGKDQIKLVKGQNFFICSLPGHCQGGMKIAVNAI